The DNA region TGCCCGAGAAGGCCGGCCACTTCCTGCGGATGTTCGTCCGTTGGATGCGGGGCTCGTTCATCCGGTCACTGTGGCGGATGCGCTACCTGCCGCTGCGCTCGTGGGCCTACTGGCTGCACCTGATCCGGTGGGCGACGACGCTGCTGTCCACGACGCTGTTCGTGACCGTGGCGGTGGTGATCCCGATCCAGGAGCCGTCGCTGGCCGCCCTGCCCTGGCTGGTGAGCGTCCCGATCGTCATCGGGTACGCGCAGTGCCTGCGGTACCTGACGATCCGCCGGTCCGACCAGTCGACTGCGTACCAGTGGGGCACCTGGGCGCTCGCGCCGATCGCGGTGGCCTGGGCGATGCTGGTGCTGCGCGCCACCCGCTGGTACGGCGTCGCCACCTGCTGGAAGACCGGCTGGGGCACCCGTGGCACCGTCGAGGTCGCCCTGGCGGCGGCCCCGATCCCCAGCCAGCGCGCCGGCGGCGTCGAACAGGTGCCGAACCCGGATGCCGAACTGGCGGCCCGCAGCTAGCCTGATCGGTCGTGCGGCGGGTATCGGTGGTCGGGGTGCCAGGGTCGGGGAAGTCCACTCTGGCCGCAGCGTTGGCGGCCAGGCTCGGCGTACCGCACGTCGAACTGGACGCGCTGTTCCATCAGCCGGACTGGCAGCCGACGCCGCCCGAGGAGTTCCGGGCCGCCGTCGCCGACGCGATCGCCGGCGACGGCTGGGTCACCGACGGCAACTACTCGTCGGTGCAGGAGACGATCTGGCAGCGCGCCGACACCGTGATCTGGTACGACCTGCCCCGCTGGCGGGTGATGCGCCAGATCGTGTGGCGTACCGTGCGCCGGGCGTGGAGTCGGGTGGAGCTGTGGAACGGCAACCGGGAACGCTGGACCAACCTGTTCAGCCGCGACCCGGAACGCTCGATCATCGTCTGGGCGTGGCAGCAGTACCCGCACTACCGCAGCCGGTACCAGGCCGCGACGACCGACTCCCGGTGGAGTCGGCTGCGGTTCGTCCGGATCACCTCACACGTCCAGGCCCGACGGCTGCTGCACGATCTGGACCGGTGAACTCCCGCGCCGAGCTGCGCCGTCAGGTGTCGTAGTCGACCGTGAGCCGGTCGGTGGTGGCGACGGACTGGCAGGTCAGCACGTAGCCGGCGGCCAGCTCGTCGGGCTCCAGGGCGTAGTTGCGGACCATCGACACCGCACCGTCGACCACCTTCGCGCGACAGGTGGAGCAGACCCCGCCCTTGCAGGCGTACGGCAGCTCGGAGCGGACCCGCAGCGCGGCGTCGAGCACCCGTTCGCCGGGCCTGGTCCGCACCGTCGAGGCCCGCCCGTCGAGCAGCACCGTCACCTCGGCGCCGGTGGCCTCGGTCGACACACCAGCGTCCATTGTGCCGCCGGACGATCCGGCGGTGGCGGGTGCGTCGCCGGCGTGGAACAGCTCGCTGTGCACCGCCCCGGCCGGCACCCCCCGGTCGGCGAGCACCTGCTGGGCCGTCGTCACCAGACCGTACGGTCCGCAGAGGAACCACTCGTCGATCCGGTCACCCGGCACCAGGGTGTCCAACAGCCGGCCGAACCGGGTGGCGTCGATCCGCCCGGACAACAGCTGGGCGCCGGTGACCTCCCGGGAGAGTACGTGCACCACCTGCAGCCGCGTCGGGTGCCGATCCTTCAGGTCGGCGATCTCGTCGGCGAACATGACGGTGTGCGCCGACCGGTTGCCGAAGATCAGGGTGAACCGGCTGGACTGCTCGACCGCCAACCCGGTGGCGAGCAGCGACAGCATCGGGGTGATGCCGGAGCCGCCGGCCAGCATGCCGTAGTGCCGGCTGCGCTGCGGGGTGAACCCGGTGGTGAAGTTCCCGAGCGGTGGCAGCACGTCCACGGTCGCCCCGACGGCGAGCTGACGCACCGCGTACCCGGAAAAGGCGCCGCCGGGCACGTGCCGCACGCCGATCCGCAGCCGGCCGTGGTCGTCGAGCTCCGCCGGGGTGGAGCAGATCGAGTACGAGCGGCGCACGTCGGGGCCGCCGGCCGGATCGACCAGCCGTACGGTCAGATGCTGCCCGGCGGCGAACCGGAACGCCTCGCGGACCGGCGGCGGTACGGCGAAGGTGACCGCGACCGCGTCGTCGGTGAGCCGGTCGACGGCGACGACCGGCAGTGGGTGGAACATCGGCCGCCGCCGGGTCGGCCGGCTGATCGTCACCGCCATCGCGGCACCACCCCCTCGCCCGCCATCACAGGGCCTTGATCTGCTCGAACGGTTCAGCGCAGGCCTGGCACCGCCACAGTGACTTGCAGGCGGTCGCGCCGAAGCGGCTGAGTTGCTCGGTCCGTGGCGACCCGCAGGCGGGGCAGCGCACGGTCAACGGCACGGGTACCGGCCCGGTGGCCGCCGGGTGCGGTGGGGCGATCCCGGCGGCGGCGAGCTTGTCCCGGCCGGCGGCGGAGATCCAGTCCGTGCTCCAGGCCGGGGCCAGCACGGTCACGACCGTCGCCTCGGCGAAGCCGGCGCGGGCCAGCGCCGCCCGGATCTCGCTGCGCATCAGCTCCATCGCCGGGCACCCCGTGTAGGTCGGGGTGATGGTCACCCGGACCGCGCCGGTGGCGTCGTCGATCTCGACGCCGCGCAGGATGCCGAGGTCGTCGATGGTGAGGACGCGGATCTCCGGATCGACCACCGCGGCGACCGCCGCCCGGGCAGCGGCCACGGGGGTCGCGGTCTGCCCGGCAGCGGCCACGGGGGTCGCGGTCTGCCCGGCAGCGGCCATGGGGGTCGCGGTCTGCCCGGTGGCGCTCACCACCGTGCTCCCGGATGTGCCCGGTGCACCACCTGCATCTCGGCCAGCAGGTAGGACAGGTGCTCGGTGTGCCGGCCGTGCCGGCCGCCGTCGGGTCGCCAACCGTCGTCGGGTCGACGCAGCGTCGCCTGGTCGAGGACCGGTCCGATCATGGCGAGCCAGCCGTCGCGCGGGTCGGCGACCCCGCCGCCGGGCAGCGGGGCGACCAGCTCGTGCGTGTACGGCCACAGCAGGTCGACCGCGTGCTGCATCCGGCGGTGCGACTCCTCGGTGCCGTCGCCGAGTCGCAGCGTCCAGATCCGGGCGTGGTCGAAGTGGTACGCCGATTCCTTCGCCGCCTTGGCGGCGATCGCCGCCAGCCGATCGTCGGGGCCGGACCGTAGCGCGGCGTAGAGCCGGCTCTGGGCCGCAGCGACGAACAGCAGCTTGCCGATGGCGACCGCGAAGTCGTCGTCGGGCAGTTCGACCAGCAGGCAGTTGCGGAACTCCTGGTCGGTACGCAGGTACGCCAGGGTGTCCTCGGTGATCGGATCATCCGCCGGGGCGGCCGGCACGGCACCGGGTGGCAGCTGCTCGGCGGCGTACGTCAGCAGCAGCCGGGCCACGCCGAGCTGGTCGAGCGCGATGTTGGCCAGCGCGACGTCCTCTTCGAGCTCGGGAGCCCGGGTGCACCACCAGGTCAACCGCTGGGCGGTGATCAACGCGTCGTCGGCCCAGCAGAGCAACTGGTCCACCGGGGTGCTGCCGCTCACAGGTGACGCACCCCGTCCGGCACCTGGTAGAAGGTGGGATGTCGGTAGACCTTGTCGGCGGCCGGGTCGAAGAAGGCGTCCTTCTCGTCCGGGCTGGAGGCGGTGATCGCCTCGGCCGGCACCACCCAGATCGAGACGCCTTCCTGGCGGCGGGTGTAGAGGTCGCGGGCATGCCGTAGGGCCAGCACCGCGTCGGGCGCGTGCAGGCTTCCGACATGGGTGTGGGCCAGACCGCGCCGGGGGCGGACGAAGACCTCCCACAGCGGGGTGGGGGTGGTGGCGCTGGCCTGCTCGCTCATCGGATGCCCGCCCCCGCCGTCGCGGCGGTACCGGTCGTGGTGGCCCGGGCCGCGGCGGTACCGGTCGTGGTGGCCCGGGCCGCGGCGGCGGACCGGGCGGCCTGCTTGTCGGCGTACGCCCGGGCGGCGGCGCGCACCCACCCGCCGGCGTCGTGCGCCGCCCGACGGTGGGCGAGCCGCTGCCGGTTGCAGGGACCGTCGCCGCTGATCACCCGGTGCAGTTCGGCGTAGTCGGGGGCGGTGAAGTCGTACGCCTGACGCTGCTCGTTCCAGCGCAGGTGCGGATCCGGCAAAGTCAGGCCGAGGGGCCCGATCTGCTGGACGCACATGTCGACGAAGCGTTGCCGCAGCTCGTCGTTGGAGAAGCGCTTGATCTTCCAGCTCATCGACTGGGCAGAGTGGGTGGAGTCGACGTCGGGCGGGCCGAACATGGCCAGGGAGGGGTACCACCAGCGGTCGACGGCGTCCTGGGCCATCTGCCGTTGGGCCGAGGTGCCATGGGCGAGGGTGTGCAGGATCTCGTACCCCTGGCGCTGGTGGAACGACTCCTCCTTGCAGATGCGGATCATGGCGCGGGCGTACGGGCCGTACGAGCAGCGGCACAGCGGCACCTGGTTGATGATGGCGGCGCCGTCCACCAGCCAGCCGATGGCGCCGACGTCGGCCCAGGTCAGCGTGGGGTAGTTGAAGATGGAGCTGTACTTCTGCCGGCCGGACAACAGCAGGTCGACGAGCTCCTCGCGGGTCACTCCGAGGGTTTCGGCGGCGGCGTAGAGGTAGAGGCCGTGGCCCGCCTCGTCCTGGACCTTGGCCAGCAGGATCGCCTTGCGGTGCAGGCTGGGGGCCCGGCTGAGCCAGTTCCCTTCGGGCTGCATACCGATGATCTCCGAGTGCGCGTGCTGGGCGATCTGCCGGATCAGGGTGCGCCGGTAGCCGTCCGGCATCCAGTCGCGCGGCTCGATCTTCTGGTCCGCCTCGATGGTCCCGGTGAAGTACCCGGCGGGATCGTCACTGCATACCGGGTCGGTCTCCGCCCCGACCCGGTGGCGGGCTGCGGCCGCCCGCAACTCCGCCTCGGCGGCCTCGACCTCGTCGAGGATGCCGCCCGGTGCTTCACGCATCGACTGGGGGTGATCGCCGTCCACCCGTCCAGTGTTACAACCAATCCACCCCCACGCCAAGACCTGTAACAAAACAGTCCAGACTCCGGACAACTTCGGGCACCGGGGAGACGTGCCACCGGCGATCCCGTGAGGCAACTCACCGCAGACATGATTCTGATCCACCTATTGTGCCATTATTATCGAACTAAATGGACATAACAGTTTATTTTTGCCGCAATTAACCTGAACTTGAAACTCCCTCCCCTGGCCGATCGAGGTTTCCGACGTAAACTGCCCTGTGTCGCGCCGGGCCCACCGAGCGCGCCAGGCCGGACACCCATCGTCGATCAGGACACCCGACGCAGGATCATCCACGCTCACCTCCCGGAGCAGCCCCCCATGACTTCACGCGTGACGGTCACTGTCGTGCTGGCAGCCCTGGTGGTCGGTGCCGTCCTGATGATCCCCACCGCTTCGGCACGCCTGGTGGGCGAGATGACGTCGACCATAGGCAACCAGCCGGCGACCGCGCTGACCGAATCGACGCCGACCGCCCCCGAGTCCCCTGAGCCGCCCGCCGTACCGACGCTGCGGGCAGCACCGGTCTCCGTCCCCGTCGACGGCTTCCTCTCCTGGGCGCTGCTGGACCGGGCCAGCGGCGAGATCAGCGGCTCGGACAACATCACCGAGACCAGCTCGACCGAGTCGATGATCAAAATCTGGATCGTCTCCGACTACCTGCGCGAACTGGGCGAGGTCGAGCCGGGCCCCGACAACCTGGCACAGGCCGCGCTGGCCATCCGGGACAGCGACGACGACGCGACGAACCGGCTCTACTACGCCGCCGGCGGCGACATCGTGCTCGACCGGATGATCAAGATGTGCGGGTTGGCGCAGACCCGGGCGGTGATCCCGCCAGGGGAACGCAACATCTGGTGGAGCTACACCCAGATGTCCGCCCGCGACGCCGTCCTGATGGGCGAATGTGTCCGCAACGGCACCGCCGCCGGGCCGAAATGGACCGACTGGGTGCTGAGCCAGATGACGCAGGTCCGAGGCAGCACCGCGGTGGCGGACCAGCAGGCCCGCTCCGGCGGCGGCCGTTGGGGGATCGTCGACGGGCTGCCACAGAGCCTCCTCGACGAGGTCGAGGTCGGGATCAAGAACGGCTGGACCCGGATCTGGGCCGACGCGTCCTGGCACCTGAACTGCCTCGCGGTCACCGACGACTGGGTGCTCGCCGTGATGACCCGCTACCCCGGCGAGTACGGACTCGACTACGGTGCCAACCTCTGCCGCGACGTCACCCGGCAACTGGTCACCCCGCACGCCGGCGCGTCGATCCAGCTTCCCGCCGCTGCCACGCCCGCAGCCCGTAGCTGACATGGCGGATCAGCACCCCACCGACCGGGCCGGTGACGTTCCACGCCCCCGGATCCCGGTCACGCACGCCCGGCCGGCCGGCATCGCCCGCCACGGCCGGCGCCCTGGCCGGTGCCGCTGGCCGGTGCCGCTGGCGCTGGCCGGGGTGCTGGTGATGATCGCTGCCACGGTCGCCGCCCTACGGTTCGTCCCCGACGCGCCACTGGCCAGCGCAGCCGAGCAGCCCGCCGGGCAGTGGCGCGACGGCGTACCGCAGTCGGATCCCACACCCACCCCGCAGGCCAGCCCGACGCTGCCACCGCTGGCGGTCGCGCCGGCCGACGTACGACTCGACGTCGACGGCTGGTGGTCGTGGGCGCTGCTCGACCAGCGCACCGGGGAGATCCACGGGTCGGCCAACCTCGCCGAGACCAGCACCACCGCGTCGTTGATCAAGGCGTGGATCGCGGCCGACTACCTGCGCCGGGCCGCCGAGGCCGGCCGTACGCCGGACGACTACCGGATGTACCAACTGGAGATCATGATCCGGGACAGCGACAACGCGGTGGCGGAGCAGCTCTGGCAGGAGATCGGCCGGTCAGCGGCGATCGACCGGATGATCGACATCTGCGGCCTCACCGACAGCAGCTCCACCGAGAACCGGTGGAGCACCACTCTGCTGTCCCCCCGCGACGTCGCCCGACTCGGAGCCTGCATCGCCGACGGGCGGGCGGCCGGCGCCACCTGGACGGACTGGTTGCTGACCCAGATGCGCACCGTCCGCAGCCCCGGCGACTTCGGCGTACTGCAGGCCTTCGACGGCGACGAGGCAGCCGGCATCGCCATCAAGAACGGCTGGGTGATCCGCGACGAGGAACAGCAGTGGCACGTCAACTGCCTGGCGATCGGTGACGGCTGGACCATCGGGGTGATGGTCCGCTTCCCGACCAGCCACGACTACAGCTATGGCGGCCGGGTGTGCCAGGACCTGGCTGCCCAGCTCCGTGCGGCGGCAGCGACACCGGCGGAGTCCGCGGCACCGCCGGACGTCGAGGTCGACGTCGACGGCACAGGCGCGGAGGCGGGCACAGGCGCGGGGGCGGGCCGGTCGTCAGGCCAGGAAGAACTCCGGGCCGTCAGCGGGTAGCGGCGGCGCCTCGCCGAGCAGGGCGGCCCGGCCGGCGAACTCCCGCAGGCCGGCCACCTGCCGGTCGCCGAGGGAGAAATCCAACACCCGGAAGTACGACGCCAGCGTCGCCGCGTCGAACGGCTCCCACCGGGCGGCTGCCTGCGCCACGTCGTCGAGCTCGGCCAGGCACAGATCCCGGGAGCGCAGGAAGGCCTGGTGGACCTCCTTGACCCGGCCAGGATGGGCGGCGGCGAAGTCGCGGCGTACCGCCCAGACGGCGAACACCATCGGCAGGCCGGTCCAGTCCCGCCAGGCCTGCCCCAGGTCGGTCACGGTCAGACCACGGGCGGGGGCCTCGTAGTGGGCCCGCAGCGCGACGTCGCCGATCAGCACCGCCGCGTCCGCCTCCAGCAGCATCTGGGTGAGGTCCGGCGGGCAGGTGAAGAACTCCGGGGCGACCCCGTACCGCTGCGCCAGCAGCATCCGGGCCAGCAACACCCCGGTACGCGAGGTGGACCCGAGGGCGACCGGCCGGCCCGACAGCTCCTCCAGTGGTCGGGTGGCGACGACGTTCACCGACAGCACCGGGCCGTCGCTGCCCACGGCGATCTGCGGCAGCAGCAGCAGGTCGTCTGCGTGCCGCAGATACTCGACCAGCGAGATCGGGCCGATGTCGAGGTCACCGGCGACCAGGGCGGCGCTGAGCCGCTCCGGCGAGTCCTTGTGCAGGTCGACGTCGAGCAGCGCGCCGGAGCGCATCAGCCCCCAGTAGATGGGCAGGCAGTTCAGAAACTGGATGTGCCCGACCCGGGGCCGGCGCAGCTCGCCGGCCGCTCCCCCGTCACCACGACTCATGATCCCCACCGTAACGGGCGGTCCGTCGACCGGCGCGGGTACGCGGCCGACGAGTGGCGAACCCCGCAGTCCGGGGCGGCCCGAGGACCCGGACGGACGTTCGTCGCCGCCTGCCGGAATCGGCCCCGGACCGCTCGCGATGCGGTAGCAACAATGGTAGGAACGAGGTAGCATCGCGGTATGAAGGTCAGTGTGAGTCTGCCCGACGACGACCTCGCCTTCGTGGAACGCTATGCCCGCGACCGCGGCAAGACGCGCTCCGCCGTCCTGCACGAGGCCGTCCAGTTGCTGCGTCGGCGCGACCTGGCCGCCGAGTACGAGTCGGCGAACGACGAGTGGGTCTCCAGTGGCGAGGCCGAACTCTGGGACGCGGTGACCGGAGACCCGCTGCGGTGAGACGAGGTGACGTGGTCCTGGTCGACCTCAACCCCATCATCGGAGCGGAGGCCGCCAAGCGTCGACCGTCGGTCGTGGTCAGCAACGACGCCGCCAACCGCAGCGCGGTCTCGCGCGGCCGGGGCGTCATCACCGTCGCGCCGGTGACCAGCAACACCGCCCGGGTCTACCCGTTCCAGGTCCTGCTGCCGCCGGATCCGGCCTGCGGGCTGACCGTTGCCTCCAAATGCCAGGCCGAGCAGATCCGCTCCATCGACGTCGCCCGGGTGCACCGCCGGCTCGGCGCACTCTCCCCGGAGCAGCTCCGGGACCTCGACGACGCCATCCGGCTGCACCTGGACCTGTGAGGTCGCCGCACCGGCCCCGACGCCACACCCGGCGGACAGCGTACGGGTCGAAATCGGTGGAGGACGCCGGCGACGGCGAGTAGTGTCACTGGTCGCTTGACGGCCATGGTGAACAGGCACCGTTGACGGACGTCACCGCGCCGGGGCCCCGACGGGCGACCCGGACACGCGAGCGAGCACGCCGACGATCCGCGCTGGAGTCCGCATGCCCGTACCAGATCTCGACACCGAACTCGACACCGAACGCGCCCACCTGGCCGCGTCCCGCGCCGCGCTGCAGCGGATGCGGCAGCGGGCGGAGACCCTCTTCGCCGCCGGGGACACCGTCGCCGGGGACGCGTACACCGCCGAGACCCTCGGCCGGCACCTGTCCCGACGGGTCGCCGAACTGGCTGACGACCCACACACCCCGCTGTTCTTCGGCCGCCTCGACTTCGGCCCGGCCGAGGAGACGGCACCGACCGACGAGGGCGCCGGACCGGCCGACCACACCGTAGGCCGCTACCACATCGGCCGGCGGCACGTCGCCGACGACGCCGGCGAACCGCTGGTCCTGGACTGGCGGGCACCGGTCAGCCGCGCCTTCTACCAGGCCAGCGCCGCCAACCCGCAGCAGATACGGGTCCGCCGCCGGTTCGGCTACGTCGGTGGCGACATCACCGGCTTCGAGGACGAACACCTCGACCGGGGCGAGGAGCTCGGCACCAGCTCCCGCATCCTCACCACCGAGATCGAACGGCCCCGCGTCGGACCGATGCGCGACATCGTCGCCACCATCCAGCCGGAACAGGACGCGCTGGTCCGCGCCGACCTGGGCACCTCGATCTGCGTACAGGGGGCGCCCGGCACCGGCAAGACCGCCGTCGGCCTGCACCGGGCCGCGTACCTGCTGTACGCCTACCGGGAGCGGCTGCGCCGTGCCGGGGTGCTGATCATCGGACCGAACCGGGCGTTCCTGGCGTACATCGCGAACGTGCTGCCCGCTCTCGGCGAGGTCGAGGTCGCCCAGTGCACGATCGCCGACCTGATCGACGCGGTGCCGGTCCGCGGCGTCGACGATCCCGCCGTCGCCGCGCTCAAACACGACCCCCGGATGGCCGAGGTGATGCGCCGGGCCGTCGCGGCGTACCTCGGCGAGCCGCAGTCCCCGATCACGGTCGCCGACGGCTCGTACCGCTGGCGGATCGGGGCCGAGGCTCTGCACCGGGTCGTCGCCACGGTCCGCGCCGAGAATCCGCCGTACCTGCTCGGCCGGGAACGGGTGCTGGCCCGCGTCGTGGCGCTGCTGCAACGCCAGGCCGAGACCCGGCGGGCGGAGTCGCCCAGCGACGCCTGGCTGCGGCGGATGGCGCGGGTCGCCCCGGTACGCGGCTTCCTGGACCAGGTCTGGCCCGCACTGACCGCACCGCAGGTGGTGGCGGCGCTCCTCACCGACGCGCGCCGACTGGCCGACGCGGCGGCCGGGGTGCTCGACGACGCCGAGCAGGCGGCGCTGATCCGTCCGGCAGCCCGCTCGCTGGGCAGTGTGCGGTGGACCGACGCCGACCTGGTGCTGATCGACGAGGTCGCCGGACTGCTGCACCGGCCGGCCGGGTTCGGCCACGTCATCGTCGACGAGGCACAGGACCTGTCCCCGATGCAGTGTCGGGTGATCGCCCGGCGCAGCGAACACGGCTCGATCACCCTGCTCGGTGACCTGGCGCAGGGCACCGCCGCGTGGGCGGCCACCGACTGGCGCGACGCCCTGAC from Solwaraspora sp. WMMD791 includes:
- a CDS encoding AAA family ATPase; the encoded protein is MRRVSVVGVPGSGKSTLAAALAARLGVPHVELDALFHQPDWQPTPPEEFRAAVADAIAGDGWVTDGNYSSVQETIWQRADTVIWYDLPRWRVMRQIVWRTVRRAWSRVELWNGNRERWTNLFSRDPERSIIVWAWQQYPHYRSRYQAATTDSRWSRLRFVRITSHVQARRLLHDLDR
- the paaE gene encoding 1,2-phenylacetyl-CoA epoxidase subunit PaaE: MAVTISRPTRRRPMFHPLPVVAVDRLTDDAVAVTFAVPPPVREAFRFAAGQHLTVRLVDPAGGPDVRRSYSICSTPAELDDHGRLRIGVRHVPGGAFSGYAVRQLAVGATVDVLPPLGNFTTGFTPQRSRHYGMLAGGSGITPMLSLLATGLAVEQSSRFTLIFGNRSAHTVMFADEIADLKDRHPTRLQVVHVLSREVTGAQLLSGRIDATRFGRLLDTLVPGDRIDEWFLCGPYGLVTTAQQVLADRGVPAGAVHSELFHAGDAPATAGSSGGTMDAGVSTEATGAEVTVLLDGRASTVRTRPGERVLDAALRVRSELPYACKGGVCSTCRAKVVDGAVSMVRNYALEPDELAAGYVLTCQSVATTDRLTVDYDT
- the paaD gene encoding 1,2-phenylacetyl-CoA epoxidase subunit PaaD, whose product is MAAARAAVAAVVDPEIRVLTIDDLGILRGVEIDDATGAVRVTITPTYTGCPAMELMRSEIRAALARAGFAEATVVTVLAPAWSTDWISAAGRDKLAAAGIAPPHPAATGPVPVPLTVRCPACGSPRTEQLSRFGATACKSLWRCQACAEPFEQIKAL
- the paaC gene encoding 1,2-phenylacetyl-CoA epoxidase subunit PaaC; amino-acid sequence: MSGSTPVDQLLCWADDALITAQRLTWWCTRAPELEEDVALANIALDQLGVARLLLTYAAEQLPPGAVPAAPADDPITEDTLAYLRTDQEFRNCLLVELPDDDFAVAIGKLLFVAAAQSRLYAALRSGPDDRLAAIAAKAAKESAYHFDHARIWTLRLGDGTEESHRRMQHAVDLLWPYTHELVAPLPGGGVADPRDGWLAMIGPVLDQATLRRPDDGWRPDGGRHGRHTEHLSYLLAEMQVVHRAHPGARW
- the paaB gene encoding 1,2-phenylacetyl-CoA epoxidase subunit PaaB: MSEQASATTPTPLWEVFVRPRRGLAHTHVGSLHAPDAVLALRHARDLYTRRQEGVSIWVVPAEAITASSPDEKDAFFDPAADKVYRHPTFYQVPDGVRHL
- a CDS encoding serine hydrolase, whose translation is MIAATVAALRFVPDAPLASAAEQPAGQWRDGVPQSDPTPTPQASPTLPPLAVAPADVRLDVDGWWSWALLDQRTGEIHGSANLAETSTTASLIKAWIAADYLRRAAEAGRTPDDYRMYQLEIMIRDSDNAVAEQLWQEIGRSAAIDRMIDICGLTDSSSTENRWSTTLLSPRDVARLGACIADGRAAGATWTDWLLTQMRTVRSPGDFGVLQAFDGDEAAGIAIKNGWVIRDEEQQWHVNCLAIGDGWTIGVMVRFPTSHDYSYGGRVCQDLAAQLRAAAATPAESAAPPDVEVDVDGTGAEAGTGAGAGRSSGQEELRAVSG
- a CDS encoding menaquinone biosynthesis protein; amino-acid sequence: MSRGDGGAAGELRRPRVGHIQFLNCLPIYWGLMRSGALLDVDLHKDSPERLSAALVAGDLDIGPISLVEYLRHADDLLLLPQIAVGSDGPVLSVNVVATRPLEELSGRPVALGSTSRTGVLLARMLLAQRYGVAPEFFTCPPDLTQMLLEADAAVLIGDVALRAHYEAPARGLTVTDLGQAWRDWTGLPMVFAVWAVRRDFAAAHPGRVKEVHQAFLRSRDLCLAELDDVAQAAARWEPFDAATLASYFRVLDFSLGDRQVAGLREFAGRAALLGEAPPLPADGPEFFLA
- a CDS encoding ribbon-helix-helix protein, CopG family, with product MKVSVSLPDDDLAFVERYARDRGKTRSAVLHEAVQLLRRRDLAAEYESANDEWVSSGEAELWDAVTGDPLR
- a CDS encoding type II toxin-antitoxin system PemK/MazF family toxin: MRRGDVVLVDLNPIIGAEAAKRRPSVVVSNDAANRSAVSRGRGVITVAPVTSNTARVYPFQVLLPPDPACGLTVASKCQAEQIRSIDVARVHRRLGALSPEQLRDLDDAIRLHLDL
- a CDS encoding AAA family ATPase, with amino-acid sequence MPVPDLDTELDTERAHLAASRAALQRMRQRAETLFAAGDTVAGDAYTAETLGRHLSRRVAELADDPHTPLFFGRLDFGPAEETAPTDEGAGPADHTVGRYHIGRRHVADDAGEPLVLDWRAPVSRAFYQASAANPQQIRVRRRFGYVGGDITGFEDEHLDRGEELGTSSRILTTEIERPRVGPMRDIVATIQPEQDALVRADLGTSICVQGAPGTGKTAVGLHRAAYLLYAYRERLRRAGVLIIGPNRAFLAYIANVLPALGEVEVAQCTIADLIDAVPVRGVDDPAVAALKHDPRMAEVMRRAVAAYLGEPQSPITVADGSYRWRIGAEALHRVVATVRAENPPYLLGRERVLARVVALLQRQAETRRAESPSDAWLRRMARVAPVRGFLDQVWPALTAPQVVAALLTDARRLADAAAGVLDDAEQAALIRPAARSLGSVRWTDADLVLIDEVAGLLHRPAGFGHVIVDEAQDLSPMQCRVIARRSEHGSITLLGDLAQGTAAWAATDWRDALTHLGRPQTQVVPLSVGFRVPAVVVALANRLLPALGVDVPPAVSLRRDGSLSVRTVADLAAATVAEVRAALTHDGSVGVIAARDATAGLRAALSDADVPTTDVDDPDPAVRVTVVAATDVKGLEYDHVVVVEPAQIVAAEPRGLHRLYVVLTRAVSRLVVLHCAPLPAPLADD